The genome window TATAAGAGCAGGGTGAGCTTCGGGGATGCTGGATAGCCACCTATTCGGATCATGTCGTCATAAGCGAGTCAAGTCCGCAACGCCAATAGCGACCTTACAAAGAAATAGCCAACGATGACAAATGCCGCGAGCGGCGAAACCCACTCCGGCACAGAGACCCCGAAACTGTGGGCCAGCATGATAATGCCCAGCACTAGGATCGAGTACATCGCACCGTTTTTCAGGTAGGCATACCGCTTGATCCGCTCAACACCGTAATACGTCAGCTGACGGACTACGAGAGCCCCGATGCCGTTCCCTATGAGGATAAGCGGTACTGAGAGCGTAAACGCAAAAGCGCCCACGATGCCGTCAATGGAAAACGTCATATCAATCACCTCGAGGTAAAGGACTTTACCTATATCGGAGAGATGCGCTTCTCTCCCGAGGAGTCGCCGCTCCTGCTCTTCCGCATATCTTCTGAAACCGTGAATGATAAAAAAGGCTGTTGAACCCATCACTGCCCCGAACCCCAGCATAGGGCTCCTGCGAAGAGCAATCCAGACGATGATCGCAAGCAGGATTGAAACAACGGCATAGAACCATGCAGCCTGGCGCTCTATAATGCGCTCCACAAAGAGACCGTAATTCTTGGGCTCCATGAATATCCAATGGAAAAAGAGAAATATAAAAAAGACCCCTCCACCTATCAGAAGAACTGGAGCGCTGTCGTGAATGGCATTCAATGCTGCCACATCACCGGTCAGACTGGCGGTGAACGCCTGCCATGGCCCTAGATGTGGAGTCATGACCCAAACAAGGAGCCACGGCAACAATCCACGCACCCCAAATACCGCAATCAGCATGCCCCATGTCAGGAACCATCTTCGGGCCCTATGTTGCATGGTCGCCAAGGTCTCGGCGTTAATGACGGCATTGTCAATGCTGGTTATAGACTCGAAAAGCGCGAGGCCCAGTATGATCAGCGTGGAGACTATCATCGGTTCTCACTCCTCCAATGGACGCATGCAACTCGAGAGATTATAGTATAAGAGCACATCCGAGACAAGAATATGAAACGAGTGCTTAGCAGCCACAACGAGGCAGAAGGACGCCTGCGCTATGGACACCGGCAGCCGTGATTTTTCTTTCGCGCTGATAGAACTCGGCGCAGCCGTTGTGGGACTCGCCGTGCTTTCAAGGCTTTCCAAACGTTGGGGATTCTCGGCAATCCCTCTGTATCTGATTGCGGGGCTTTTCTTCGGCGAAGGAGGATTATGGCCGCTTGATCTGACTAAGAGCTTCATTGAGATGGGCGCGG of Syntrophorhabdales bacterium contains these proteins:
- a CDS encoding DUF475 domain-containing protein → MIVSTLIILGLALFESITSIDNAVINAETLATMQHRARRWFLTWGMLIAVFGVRGLLPWLLVWVMTPHLGPWQAFTASLTGDVAALNAIHDSAPVLLIGGGVFFIFLFFHWIFMEPKNYGLFVERIIERQAAWFYAVVSILLAIIVWIALRRSPMLGFGAVMGSTAFFIIHGFRRYAEEQERRLLGREAHLSDIGKVLYLEVIDMTFSIDGIVGAFAFTLSVPLILIGNGIGALVVRQLTYYGVERIKRYAYLKNGAMYSILVLGIIMLAHSFGVSVPEWVSPLAAFVIVGYFFVRSLLALRT